In Hyphomicrobiales bacterium, a single genomic region encodes these proteins:
- a CDS encoding protocatechuate 3,4-dioxygenase (extradiol catechol dioxygenase that catalyzes the oxidative cleavage of substituted catechols; part of the bacterial aromatic compound degradation pathway): MARIIGGIGASHSPTIGYAKDTNKGSDPAWAPIFAGFDEIRKWVNDKQIDVLFMIYNDHITSFFFDHYSAFVLGVDDNYVPADEGGGARETPPVKGHAELARHIGASLVADEFDMSFFQKKPLDHGCLSPLSMLSDETAAWGGSIVPLQVGVLQLPIPNARRCYKLGKSLRKAIESFPDDDLRVAIVATGGLSHQVHGERAGFTNEAWDNEFLDLLETNPEKLADTRLAEYAVLGGMEGAEVIMWLIMRGALSDNVKLVHKSTYLPSMTNIATLIFEDTGDEMSEDDKETYRAHVGYELAGAESLEGTHPFTLAASLKAYRLNDFLHRLIEPAHRARFVAEPEALFEEFGLSEEERELVRGRKWIEMIHYGVTFFVLEKMAAVIGVSNPEVYAAFRGEDLETFLKTRNVPMKYSVAGGDKVREMDAN; the protein is encoded by the coding sequence ATGGCCAGGATCATTGGCGGTATCGGGGCGTCCCATTCGCCCACCATCGGCTACGCGAAGGACACCAACAAGGGATCGGATCCGGCCTGGGCGCCGATCTTCGCGGGCTTCGACGAAATCCGCAAATGGGTCAATGACAAGCAGATCGACGTGCTTTTCATGATCTACAACGACCACATCACCAGCTTCTTCTTCGACCATTATTCGGCCTTCGTGCTGGGCGTCGACGACAATTACGTGCCGGCGGACGAGGGCGGTGGCGCGCGCGAGACGCCGCCGGTGAAGGGCCACGCGGAGCTTGCCCGCCACATCGGGGCGTCGCTGGTGGCCGACGAGTTCGATATGTCGTTCTTCCAGAAGAAGCCGCTCGACCATGGCTGCCTGTCGCCGCTGTCGATGCTGTCGGACGAGACGGCGGCATGGGGCGGCAGCATCGTGCCGCTGCAGGTCGGCGTGCTGCAGCTGCCGATCCCGAACGCGCGGCGCTGCTACAAGCTCGGCAAGAGCCTTCGCAAGGCCATCGAGAGCTTCCCGGATGACGATCTGCGCGTCGCGATCGTCGCGACCGGCGGCCTGTCGCATCAGGTGCACGGCGAGCGCGCCGGCTTCACCAACGAGGCGTGGGACAACGAATTCCTTGATCTGCTGGAAACCAACCCGGAGAAGCTCGCTGATACCCGCCTTGCCGAATACGCTGTTCTCGGCGGCATGGAAGGCGCGGAAGTCATCATGTGGCTGATCATGCGCGGGGCGCTGTCCGACAACGTCAAGCTGGTCCACAAGTCGACCTATCTGCCGTCGATGACCAACATCGCCACCCTGATCTTTGAGGATACGGGCGACGAGATGTCGGAGGACGACAAGGAAACCTACCGCGCCCATGTCGGCTACGAGCTTGCCGGCGCGGAGAGCCTTGAGGGCACGCACCCGTTCACGCTCGCCGCAAGTCTCAAGGCCTATCGGCTGAACGACTTCCTGCATCGCCTGATCGAGCCGGCGCATCGCGCCCGCTTCGTGGCCGAGCCGGAAGCGCTGTTCGAGGAATTCGGGCTTTCCGAGGAAGAGCGCGAGCTGGTGCGCGGCCGCAAATGGATCGAGATGATCCACTATGGCGTGACGTTCTTCGTGCTGGAGAAGATGGCGGCGGTGATCGGCGTGTCGAACCCGGAGGTCTACGCGGCCTTCCGCGGCGAGGACCTCGAGACCTTCCTCAAGACCCGCAACGTGCCGATGAAATATTCGGTCGCCGGCGGCGACAAGGTGCGCGAGATGGACGCCAACTAG